One genomic segment of Deltaproteobacteria bacterium includes these proteins:
- a CDS encoding NADH-quinone oxidoreductase subunit B, with protein sequence MDEMAKSFAFTTRLDDIVAWGAKNALWPLPYGTACCGIELMSVMGPKYDLARFGAEVVRFSPRQADLLLVAGTITEKMAPVLVHIYEQMLTPKYVISMGACASSGGFYRSYHVLQGIDKVVPVDVFVPGCPPTPEAVLDGVMTLQRMIAEHTPRPWAEGWKRPSFIKPIT encoded by the coding sequence ATGGATGAGATGGCAAAGAGCTTCGCCTTCACAACTCGGTTAGACGACATTGTTGCGTGGGGTGCGAAAAATGCGCTGTGGCCGCTTCCGTATGGTACCGCGTGTTGCGGGATCGAACTGATGTCGGTGATGGGACCAAAATACGATCTCGCTCGTTTTGGAGCGGAGGTTGTTCGCTTCTCGCCTCGCCAAGCAGACTTACTCTTGGTGGCTGGCACGATCACAGAAAAAATGGCGCCGGTCTTAGTTCACATTTACGAGCAAATGCTGACCCCAAAATACGTGATCTCGATGGGAGCCTGTGCCTCGAGCGGCGGTTTTTATCGTTCGTATCACGTTCTTCAGGGAATCGACAAAGTAGTTCCAGTTGATGTGTTTGTGCCCGGCTGCCCGCCGACGCCAGAGGCTGTTCTCGATGGAGTGATGACGCTGCAGCGGATGATTGCTGAGCACACTCCTCGCCCATGGGCCGAAGGTTGGAAGCGACCTTCTTTCATTAAGCCAATCACGTAA
- the nuoD gene encoding NADH dehydrogenase (quinone) subunit D, with amino-acid sequence METVNTTSSPLESLKRDFASGESSVESFANSSAAYGSLKFLTTSTGDDVLEVDKDSVPAVFQQFKDSGRFDFLMDVTAVDHLNQMAGRQKRFDVVYHLFSSKTYARLRVKAQVGEGEAIPSISPIYRAANWFEREAYDMFGIHFSGHPNLTRILVHHEFVGHPLRKDYDADHQQHCSSAMPLHFLPDPNFKSEGRQLLPLNIGPSHPATHGTLRVMAEVDGETIARANVELGFLHRCFEKMAETHPYNQVIPYTDRLNYCSAPMNNIGYCKAVERLLGVEIPARAQAMRIVLAELSRIIDHFVCIGANAVDLGALTGFFHLFTYREMVYSLFEKLCGARLTVSMTRIGGMAQDAPEGWFDDVLETCKKISEGVDQLDGLLTGNKIWQQRTQGVGKISAEDAIAWGYTGPCLRAAGVGLDLRRAQPYYGYDQLDFKIPVGTTGDVFDRYLVRVAEMRESLKIIEQVCKNMPSGDYTIRDKSIVLPEKSEVYGNIEGLMNHFMLVIKGLRPPVGDLYDATEAANGELGFYLVSDGSGRPYRLKVRPPCFAIYQSFPDQITGGLLADVIAILGSMNLIAGELDR; translated from the coding sequence ATGGAAACAGTGAACACAACATCGAGTCCACTTGAGAGCTTAAAGCGCGACTTCGCGTCTGGTGAATCGTCGGTGGAATCTTTTGCGAATTCTTCAGCGGCTTATGGCAGCTTGAAGTTTTTGACGACCAGTACTGGCGACGACGTTTTAGAAGTGGACAAGGACAGCGTTCCTGCCGTCTTCCAACAGTTCAAGGATTCCGGCCGGTTTGATTTTTTAATGGATGTAACAGCTGTCGATCATTTGAATCAAATGGCTGGTCGACAAAAGCGATTTGATGTCGTGTACCATCTGTTCTCTTCGAAAACTTACGCACGTCTGCGCGTGAAGGCGCAAGTCGGTGAGGGAGAGGCGATCCCTTCGATCTCGCCAATCTATCGCGCCGCTAACTGGTTTGAACGCGAAGCTTACGACATGTTTGGCATTCATTTCTCTGGCCACCCAAACTTGACGAGAATTTTGGTTCACCACGAATTTGTCGGTCACCCATTGAGAAAAGATTACGATGCCGATCATCAGCAACATTGCTCCTCGGCGATGCCGCTGCACTTTCTTCCAGATCCAAATTTCAAATCAGAGGGGCGTCAACTCTTACCGTTGAACATTGGTCCGTCACATCCAGCGACACACGGAACACTTCGAGTGATGGCTGAGGTTGACGGCGAAACAATTGCACGCGCGAACGTGGAACTCGGTTTTTTACATCGCTGTTTCGAAAAGATGGCAGAAACCCATCCCTATAACCAAGTGATTCCGTACACCGATCGCTTGAACTACTGCTCGGCGCCGATGAACAACATCGGTTACTGCAAAGCTGTCGAGCGTCTTTTGGGTGTCGAAATTCCCGCTCGCGCGCAAGCGATGCGAATTGTATTGGCGGAACTTTCGCGCATCATCGATCACTTTGTTTGTATCGGTGCGAACGCGGTTGATCTCGGCGCATTGACCGGCTTCTTTCATTTGTTCACCTATCGCGAGATGGTTTACTCGCTCTTTGAAAAACTTTGCGGTGCTCGTTTGACGGTGTCTATGACCCGCATCGGCGGCATGGCGCAAGACGCTCCCGAAGGTTGGTTCGACGACGTTTTGGAAACGTGCAAGAAAATCAGCGAAGGTGTCGATCAGTTGGATGGTCTTTTGACTGGCAACAAGATCTGGCAACAGCGCACGCAAGGAGTCGGTAAGATTTCGGCTGAAGACGCTATCGCGTGGGGATATACGGGGCCTTGTTTGCGCGCAGCAGGCGTTGGTCTTGATCTTCGCAGAGCACAGCCGTACTACGGCTATGATCAGCTCGATTTCAAAATTCCTGTTGGAACGACAGGCGACGTTTTCGATCGCTACTTGGTCCGCGTCGCTGAAATGCGTGAATCGCTAAAGATCATCGAGCAGGTTTGCAAAAACATGCCGAGTGGCGATTACACCATTCGAGATAAATCGATTGTGCTACCAGAAAAGTCGGAAGTTTATGGAAACATCGAAGGCCTCATGAATCACTTCATGTTGGTGATCAAAGGACTTCGTCCACCTGTGGGCGATCTCTATGATGCGACGGAAGCAGCGAACGGTGAGCTGGGTTTCTACTTGGTCAGCGACGGTAGCGGACGACCGTACCGATTAAAAGTTCGCCCTCCATGTTTTGCTATTTATCAATCGTTTCCGGATCAGATCACTGGCGGTCTCTTAGCTGACGTGATTGCGATTTTGGGTTCGATGAATCTTATTGCCGGTGAACTGGATCGCTAA
- a CDS encoding NAD(P)H-dependent oxidoreductase subunit E yields the protein MFKLSDEGLKYVKTELTRYEAKQSAIIRCLYRAQDENNGWVSQEVIQHLSEVMEIPAAQIEEVATFYTMFNKTPVGKNHIQVCVTLTCGMLGGRELCDSMMKEAGCKKEGEVSPDGLFTFSKVECLGSCDTAPMLQVNRDSYIENLNTEKGVELVRNLRSKARGH from the coding sequence ATGTTTAAACTCTCCGATGAAGGCTTGAAGTACGTAAAAACTGAACTGACTCGCTACGAAGCGAAGCAGTCGGCAATCATTCGCTGTCTGTACCGCGCTCAAGACGAGAACAACGGTTGGGTAAGCCAAGAAGTTATCCAACACCTTTCGGAAGTGATGGAAATACCGGCCGCACAGATTGAAGAAGTCGCAACGTTCTATACAATGTTCAACAAAACACCGGTCGGAAAGAACCACATTCAGGTCTGCGTGACGCTGACGTGCGGGATGCTTGGTGGCCGGGAGCTTTGTGATTCGATGATGAAGGAAGCTGGCTGTAAAAAAGAAGGCGAAGTTTCGCCCGATGGCCTTTTCACATTTTCGAAAGTGGAATGCCTTGGCAGCTGTGACACAGCGCCAATGCTTCAAGTAAATCGCGACTCTTACATCGAAAACCTGAACACGGAAAAAGGTGTCGAACTTGTTCGAAACCTACGTTCGAAGGCGCGGGGGCACTGA
- the nuoF gene encoding NADH-quinone oxidoreductase subunit NuoF — MAEIKYLSEHYSKPEFKTLDGYKKHGGYEQLARALKMEPQKIIDEVKASGLRGRGGAGFATGVKWGFLPNNGEPRYLLCNADESEPGTFKDRLMMERAPHQLIEGMLISAFAIKSKKAYIYIRGEYMGPAAILEKAIAEAKAAGLIGKNILGSGFDCDLDLYLGAGAYICGEETGMISSLEGLKGQPKLKPPFPAVQGYLRKPTIVNNVETLAAVVPIIRDGAAGYRKYGTEKSAGTKLFSISGNVNKPGTYEVPLGYKLMDLINIECGGLKPGRKLKAVVPGGSSAPVITAEECEKATLDYECLAQMGTMLGSGAIIVIDDSNCMVDVLSTISHFYHHESCGQCTPCREGTGWMERIIHGIVHGHGNEGDLDLLIKIADNMKGRTICALSDAAALPVLSFVTKFRSEFEYFIREKKSQVRGGQIYAQLHH, encoded by the coding sequence ATGGCTGAAATAAAATATCTTTCCGAACATTACAGCAAACCAGAGTTTAAAACTTTAGACGGTTACAAAAAACACGGTGGCTACGAGCAGCTGGCGCGCGCGCTTAAGATGGAACCGCAAAAGATCATCGATGAAGTGAAGGCCTCCGGCCTTCGCGGACGCGGTGGTGCGGGATTTGCGACGGGTGTGAAGTGGGGATTTTTGCCAAATAACGGCGAACCACGCTACTTGCTTTGCAACGCCGACGAATCTGAACCTGGCACGTTCAAAGATCGCCTGATGATGGAACGTGCGCCTCATCAGCTGATCGAAGGAATGCTGATCTCGGCTTTTGCGATCAAATCCAAAAAGGCTTACATCTACATCCGCGGTGAATACATGGGGCCAGCTGCAATTTTGGAAAAGGCGATTGCAGAAGCCAAAGCGGCCGGCCTTATTGGCAAAAATATTCTTGGTTCTGGCTTTGATTGTGATTTGGATCTGTACCTCGGTGCTGGCGCCTACATCTGCGGCGAAGAAACCGGGATGATTTCATCGCTTGAAGGCCTAAAAGGTCAGCCGAAACTGAAGCCGCCATTTCCTGCGGTGCAGGGCTATTTGCGCAAACCCACGATCGTTAATAACGTCGAAACTTTGGCGGCCGTTGTGCCGATCATTCGCGACGGTGCTGCCGGTTACCGCAAGTACGGTACGGAAAAATCCGCTGGCACGAAATTGTTTTCGATCTCTGGAAACGTTAACAAGCCAGGCACTTACGAAGTTCCGCTTGGATATAAGTTGATGGACCTCATCAATATCGAGTGTGGGGGATTAAAGCCTGGTCGCAAATTAAAGGCCGTTGTTCCTGGTGGCTCGTCGGCACCGGTGATCACGGCAGAAGAATGTGAAAAAGCGACTCTTGATTACGAGTGCCTCGCACAAATGGGCACCATGCTGGGTTCTGGCGCGATCATCGTGATCGATGATTCGAACTGCATGGTCGATGTTCTTTCAACTATTTCGCACTTCTATCACCATGAATCTTGCGGTCAGTGCACCCCTTGCCGTGAAGGCACCGGTTGGATGGAACGTATCATTCACGGCATCGTCCACGGTCATGGCAATGAAGGTGATTTAGACCTTCTCATTAAAATTGCTGACAATATGAAGGGGCGCACTATCTGCGCACTTTCCGATGCGGCGGCTCTGCCTGTTTTGAGCTTCGTTACGAAGTTCAGATCAGAGTTTGAATATTTCATTCGAGAAAAGAAATCCCAGGTTCGCGGAGGGCAGATCTATGCACAGCTCCACCACTAA
- a CDS encoding (2Fe-2S)-binding protein encodes MVTITINGKEVEVPEGSTIIEAFYQNKQDIAHYCWHPGLSIAGVCRLCMVEIEGNPRLQIACNTQVMPGMKVNNQSAKVKDAVKWGLDFHLINHPLDCPICDQAGECGLQDQYMKYGQYDSEMGEGKVKKHKVVDLGPRVVLDSERCILCSRCVRFTDEVSKTNELGIFNRGDRAEVGTFDGKPLNNNYSQNVVDICPVGALTSKDFRFRQRVWFLKDAETICTGCSTGCSVKVYHNKEGLFRVKPVYNPAVNGHWMCDQGRDVYKFVNKDARLLDAKVVSGGKTEHMQATELAKRLGTTLKGAGKSVALVLTGAYTVEEYDAILNYFKSEVQTSNVYHWINNPENFDTFDGLLLRGDRNPNTKGLAEALSKNGFNGTWKELTDGISTGSIKTVVVAGPENIALFPDLKAKVSELARAAKLIWLGAAKSADLEALTGDVALLPTKSYVEKSGTFVNHAGLRQTVKRVTTIVPGALSLTEAVAAMKGEDVLAQPKQQAGVASPTVGAGRVNNEFTLTRGVW; translated from the coding sequence ATGGTGACGATCACCATCAATGGTAAAGAGGTCGAGGTGCCGGAAGGCTCCACGATCATCGAAGCGTTTTATCAGAACAAGCAAGACATTGCCCACTACTGTTGGCACCCAGGACTTTCGATCGCCGGCGTTTGCCGTTTGTGCATGGTGGAGATCGAAGGAAACCCAAGACTGCAGATCGCCTGTAACACGCAAGTGATGCCGGGGATGAAGGTCAACAATCAGTCCGCAAAAGTAAAAGATGCGGTGAAGTGGGGACTTGATTTCCACTTGATCAACCATCCACTTGATTGCCCGATCTGCGACCAAGCTGGTGAGTGCGGACTTCAAGATCAGTACATGAAGTACGGCCAGTACGATTCGGAAATGGGCGAAGGCAAAGTCAAAAAACATAAAGTCGTAGATCTTGGACCCCGCGTGGTTCTTGATAGCGAACGTTGCATTTTGTGTTCGCGTTGCGTTCGCTTTACCGATGAAGTTTCAAAAACTAACGAGCTAGGTATATTCAATCGCGGTGACCGCGCCGAAGTCGGAACGTTCGACGGAAAGCCTTTAAACAACAACTACTCGCAGAACGTGGTCGATATTTGCCCGGTGGGCGCACTGACGTCGAAGGACTTCCGCTTCCGTCAGCGCGTTTGGTTCTTGAAAGACGCAGAGACCATTTGCACAGGTTGTAGCACCGGTTGCAGTGTGAAAGTGTATCACAACAAAGAGGGTCTGTTCCGTGTGAAGCCGGTTTACAATCCCGCCGTCAACGGCCACTGGATGTGTGATCAAGGTCGCGATGTTTATAAGTTTGTTAATAAAGATGCTCGTTTGCTTGATGCGAAAGTCGTATCTGGGGGAAAAACGGAACACATGCAGGCGACGGAGCTTGCGAAACGTTTGGGAACGACGCTGAAAGGTGCCGGAAAGTCAGTGGCGCTTGTATTGACGGGAGCCTACACCGTTGAAGAGTACGATGCGATTTTGAACTACTTCAAATCAGAAGTTCAAACTTCGAACGTGTACCACTGGATCAATAATCCCGAAAACTTCGACACGTTTGACGGGCTTCTCTTGCGCGGCGATCGCAATCCAAACACCAAGGGCCTCGCCGAGGCGCTCAGCAAAAATGGATTCAACGGTACTTGGAAAGAACTTACAGACGGGATTAGCACCGGTTCGATAAAAACAGTTGTTGTCGCTGGGCCAGAAAACATCGCTCTTTTCCCAGATCTCAAGGCGAAAGTTTCTGAATTGGCGCGAGCAGCAAAACTGATTTGGCTGGGGGCCGCAAAGAGTGCGGATCTTGAGGCGTTAACCGGCGACGTCGCGCTGCTGCCGACCAAGTCTTACGTGGAAAAGTCAGGTACCTTCGTGAACCATGCGGGTCTTCGGCAGACTGTTAAGCGAGTAACGACGATCGTGCCTGGCGCTTTGTCGCTGACAGAAGCGGTAGCGGCTATGAAAGGCGAAGATGTATTGGCGCAGCCAAAGCAGCAAGCAGGTGTCGCGTCGCCAACGGTGGGCGCGGGACGAGTGAATAACGAGTTTACTTTGACACGAGGAGTTTGGTGA
- a CDS encoding NADH-quinone oxidoreductase subunit I, translated as MASQSGSSSIARPVVIEQVKRPEASSNWFLPGILLGLVLTGKNLVLNLVEAILATFGIVKRDKMPTVNYPEEKYEYSPRFKGNHVLTVKKDGSLRCTACMLCATNCPADCIKIVASEHDDPSVEKFPISYEIDILRCVFCGFCEEACPVDAIRMGPEWQTPGLNGSEFQYDIKQLAYRPQLKGGIVSVLDEKERHEAGI; from the coding sequence ATGGCGAGCCAGTCTGGATCTTCATCGATCGCGCGCCCGGTAGTGATTGAGCAGGTCAAGCGTCCTGAGGCCAGTAGCAACTGGTTTCTTCCAGGGATTTTACTAGGCCTTGTGCTGACAGGAAAAAACTTAGTTCTCAATCTGGTTGAAGCGATCTTGGCGACCTTCGGGATCGTCAAAAGAGACAAGATGCCAACGGTGAACTATCCCGAAGAAAAGTACGAGTATTCACCGCGTTTCAAAGGCAACCATGTTTTAACGGTGAAAAAAGATGGTTCGCTTCGCTGCACGGCCTGTATGTTGTGTGCCACGAACTGCCCAGCTGACTGCATCAAAATCGTTGCAAGCGAGCACGACGACCCATCGGTCGAAAAGTTTCCTATCTCTTATGAAATCGACATCCTTCGTTGTGTTTTCTGCGGGTTCTGCGAAGAGGCCTGCCCGGTGGATGCGATTCGCATGGGCCCAGAGTGGCAAACACCTGGTTTAAATGGATCCGAATTTCAGTACGATATTAAACAACTCGCATATCGTCCGCAGCTAAAAGGTGGAATCGTTTCTGTGCTCGATGAAAAAGAGCGACATGAAGCAGGTATCTAA
- a CDS encoding PilZ domain-containing protein has product MFRWLKLRKKRMSILRGVNLTAPLQAGLSVQLAEDAEQIMDSARLLHNSYLRRKIIQGSPGSMRLSLYSVLPSTAVVIARIGKQVLGTIQVHQRTETNLPIEETFDLSSIENGRLVEVGSLALHDSRAGKIEEVLLPMLAYVYQLCTRSVKADRIVIAVQPATEFFYEAVFGFKRVGNSPPKKHRYAANADAIPMWLDIHEFPKFMRSSYRKLPAKWNLEDFLMVNSDVFNVFKLPTAPEPGIHPKAAIVLEEIYVNRTPLLAQAPFEWRKNFSSLYPDTDEYRWLFKVDMDVAGRTARRYKVDEEIVLNDSFGLVRKGRLVDLSSGGMRVILIEKNVPPAIDEEIQVEIKLRQEQSIIVKTTLRRADLSDYSLGLRVIDPPQSYLDFVEDIRGTALGNSQFTKSMSTPGLKRSSKLSSAAAPSTGSFVGRDKPS; this is encoded by the coding sequence ATGTTCCGTTGGCTTAAACTTCGCAAGAAAAGAATGTCGATCCTTAGAGGCGTTAATCTCACGGCACCTCTACAGGCGGGTCTATCGGTTCAACTCGCCGAAGATGCAGAGCAAATCATGGATAGCGCGAGACTTCTTCACAACTCCTATTTGCGGCGGAAAATCATTCAAGGTTCGCCTGGAAGCATGCGGCTATCGCTTTATTCCGTTCTTCCATCGACGGCTGTGGTCATCGCACGGATCGGAAAGCAAGTTCTGGGAACAATTCAAGTTCATCAACGCACTGAAACTAATCTCCCAATCGAAGAAACCTTCGATCTCTCGTCGATTGAAAATGGGAGATTGGTGGAAGTGGGATCTCTCGCACTTCACGATAGCCGCGCAGGCAAAATCGAAGAAGTTTTACTTCCGATGCTGGCCTACGTTTATCAGCTGTGCACCCGCTCTGTTAAAGCCGACCGCATCGTCATCGCGGTTCAGCCGGCGACAGAATTTTTCTACGAAGCCGTTTTCGGGTTCAAGCGCGTCGGCAATTCTCCGCCCAAGAAACACCGATATGCGGCCAATGCTGACGCTATTCCCATGTGGTTGGATATTCATGAGTTCCCAAAGTTTATGCGATCGAGCTATCGCAAGCTGCCGGCCAAATGGAATCTAGAAGACTTTCTTATGGTAAACTCTGATGTCTTCAATGTTTTTAAATTGCCGACAGCGCCCGAGCCGGGCATTCACCCGAAAGCTGCAATCGTGCTAGAGGAAATTTACGTCAATCGCACGCCGCTCTTGGCCCAAGCGCCGTTCGAATGGAGAAAGAACTTTTCTTCTCTTTATCCGGACACCGATGAATATCGGTGGCTTTTTAAAGTAGATATGGACGTCGCCGGCCGCACCGCAAGACGGTACAAGGTAGACGAAGAGATCGTGTTAAACGATTCGTTCGGGCTTGTTAGAAAAGGGCGTCTAGTGGACCTTTCAAGTGGTGGCATGCGCGTCATCCTGATCGAAAAGAATGTGCCACCAGCAATCGACGAAGAGATTCAGGTGGAAATAAAACTTCGCCAAGAACAATCCATCATTGTGAAAACAACTTTGCGCCGCGCAGATCTTTCCGACTATAGCCTGGGCCTGCGTGTAATTGATCCGCCGCAAAGCTATCTAGATTTCGTGGAAGATATTCGAGGAACGGCGCTTGGCAATTCTCAGTTCACAAAATCGATGTCAACACCAGGCTTGAAGCGCTCTTCGAAGCTTTCTTCTGCAGCGGCACCGTCGACCGGCTCTTTTGTCGGTCGGGATAAGCCAAGCTAA
- a CDS encoding sigma-70 family RNA polymerase sigma factor has translation MSQSEWLKKQVRDHEGPLLSYACRILPREQAREIVQEAFLKIWKEDAKALAGREKQWLFTVVRNHAFDVLKKSRRDVSDETALAAHADPALRADEKIEEKEKNNQLLERMKRLSKSQEEVIKLKFIDGFGYKEISSITGHSTSYVGVLIHEAIKILKTEEGQI, from the coding sequence TTGAGTCAGTCTGAGTGGTTGAAAAAGCAGGTCAGAGACCATGAAGGTCCTCTTTTGTCGTATGCCTGTCGGATTCTCCCTCGGGAGCAGGCACGAGAAATCGTGCAGGAGGCGTTTTTGAAAATCTGGAAGGAAGATGCCAAGGCCTTAGCGGGACGAGAGAAACAGTGGCTATTCACCGTCGTCCGTAATCATGCATTCGACGTTTTAAAGAAATCAAGGCGTGATGTTTCGGATGAGACGGCACTCGCTGCACATGCGGATCCGGCGCTAAGGGCCGACGAAAAAATCGAAGAAAAAGAAAAAAACAACCAGTTGCTTGAACGAATGAAGCGACTGTCTAAATCACAGGAGGAAGTCATCAAGCTCAAATTCATTGATGGATTTGGGTACAAAGAAATCAGCTCGATCACAGGACATTCGACCTCGTACGTCGGTGTTCTCATCCATGAAGCCATCAAGATTCTCAAAACGGAAGAGGGTCAGATATGA
- a CDS encoding VWA domain-containing protein produces MTEEEPAYKDQSSQVSQLAAPSAPSRMKKSEVVGRLSRSGDMGMGMASNMAMRRPTPEGMAEPMATDVEHNTEAYSHIAENEFKKVQDQPLSTFSIDVDTASYANVRRFLNSSQLPPVDAVRIEEMVNYFRYQYTAPKGGASSQPFSVSMEQSAAPWNPRHKLVRIGLKGREGNLESRPASNLVFLIDVSGSMEDPLKLPLLRSAFKLLVEQMRAKDRVAIVVYAGSSGVVLPSTPGTEKEKIMSALDRLQAGGSTNGASGIQEAYDTARKSFIKGGVNRVILATDGDFNVGTTSEGELVRLIEEKAKTGVFLSVLGFGMGNYKDSIMQKLAGKGNGNHAYIDSIREAKKVLVEQAGGTLNTIAKDVKIQVEFNPKAAQSYRLIGYEKRMLNAEDFNDDKKDAGEIGEGHTVTALYEVVPHGVIQETAPAVDPLKYSSAGEPTNQQPNQVASAGASDELLTLKVRYKRPDGDKSDKLEVPLRNESKEFQQSSSDFQFAASVAGFGMLLRDSKNKGDLTFDQVISIAERNVRIKGQADEYRLEMLELLKKAKALKNSGKPSPAVEN; encoded by the coding sequence ATGACCGAAGAAGAGCCGGCATACAAAGATCAAAGCAGTCAGGTCAGTCAGCTGGCAGCACCCTCGGCCCCGAGCAGGATGAAGAAGTCAGAAGTCGTCGGTCGTCTTTCGCGCAGTGGCGATATGGGCATGGGTATGGCGAGCAATATGGCGATGCGAAGACCAACACCCGAGGGGATGGCAGAGCCAATGGCTACAGATGTTGAACACAACACGGAGGCCTACAGTCACATAGCAGAAAACGAGTTTAAAAAGGTCCAAGACCAGCCTTTGTCGACGTTTTCTATCGACGTGGATACGGCGTCATATGCCAACGTCCGACGCTTTTTAAATTCGTCACAGCTTCCTCCGGTAGACGCAGTTCGCATCGAAGAAATGGTGAACTATTTCCGCTACCAGTACACAGCGCCAAAGGGCGGAGCATCGTCTCAGCCGTTCTCGGTCAGCATGGAACAAAGTGCTGCGCCTTGGAATCCGCGACACAAGCTTGTCCGTATCGGGCTAAAAGGCCGTGAAGGAAATCTTGAATCTCGTCCAGCTAGCAACTTGGTCTTTTTAATTGATGTATCTGGATCGATGGAAGATCCCTTGAAGCTTCCGCTTCTCCGAAGTGCCTTTAAACTTCTCGTCGAGCAAATGCGAGCGAAAGATCGAGTGGCGATTGTCGTCTATGCTGGCAGCTCGGGCGTTGTTCTTCCATCGACGCCTGGAACAGAAAAAGAAAAAATCATGAGTGCCCTTGATCGCCTTCAAGCTGGAGGTTCGACAAACGGCGCATCAGGAATTCAAGAGGCCTACGATACGGCAAGAAAATCGTTTATCAAAGGCGGGGTGAATCGAGTCATTCTCGCAACAGATGGTGACTTCAACGTAGGAACGACAAGTGAGGGCGAACTTGTCCGTTTGATTGAGGAAAAAGCGAAGACCGGCGTATTTCTTTCTGTCCTAGGATTCGGAATGGGGAATTACAAGGATAGCATCATGCAGAAACTCGCGGGCAAAGGAAACGGTAACCACGCTTACATCGACAGTATTCGCGAAGCGAAAAAAGTATTGGTCGAACAGGCCGGTGGTACGCTGAATACCATAGCGAAAGATGTTAAAATTCAGGTCGAGTTCAATCCTAAGGCTGCGCAGTCGTACCGTTTGATCGGATATGAAAAGCGGATGTTGAACGCTGAAGATTTCAACGACGACAAGAAAGATGCTGGCGAAATTGGAGAAGGCCATACGGTGACCGCACTTTATGAAGTCGTCCCACATGGCGTGATCCAGGAAACTGCGCCCGCCGTCGATCCGCTGAAATATTCCTCAGCAGGTGAACCGACCAATCAGCAGCCAAACCAAGTGGCATCTGCGGGCGCCTCTGACGAACTTCTCACCCTGAAGGTTCGCTACAAGCGTCCCGACGGTGACAAGAGCGATAAGCTTGAAGTACCACTGCGAAATGAGTCGAAGGAATTCCAACAGTCGTCGTCGGACTTTCAGTTTGCAGCGAGTGTTGCTGGCTTCGGAATGCTGCTTCGAGATTCAAAAAACAAGGGAGACCTTACATTCGATCAGGTGATTTCAATTGCCGAACGAAATGTGCGAATCAAGGGCCAGGCAGACGAGTACCGTTTGGAAATGCTGGAACTCTTGAAAAAGGCCAAAGCACTTAAGAACTCTGGAAAGCCATCACCTGCCGTTGAAAACTAA
- a CDS encoding sulfite exporter TauE/SafE family protein, whose amino-acid sequence MLPPSLNDVFNYTTPAAAIVLAAGSLLHCSLMCGPIAAATMNSSKSVSSRKWHFFQYQLGRSFSYSAAGFAAASVGHVLRPSPIAVGVFLALILVLVIVQLFQVTIPKVSLAAYSQFVRPLQRLKPMGKFQSLSLGLLTPLIPCGQLWMVIGFSALATTPTEGAALAFGFSLFSAPGVYGFSFLKEQLLKISVRQPRLMKVCLRSAIVFVLALSAVKYSSLLSQTSQAEAKSSSPTNLICH is encoded by the coding sequence TTGTTGCCCCCCTCACTCAATGACGTGTTTAACTACACTACTCCCGCGGCCGCCATAGTGCTTGCAGCGGGTTCACTTCTACACTGTAGCCTTATGTGTGGGCCGATCGCGGCGGCCACAATGAATTCCTCTAAATCTGTATCGTCGCGCAAATGGCACTTTTTCCAGTATCAGCTTGGGCGTTCCTTCTCTTACTCAGCCGCTGGTTTCGCTGCTGCGAGTGTCGGGCATGTGCTTCGGCCAAGCCCAATTGCCGTCGGAGTTTTTTTAGCATTAATTCTTGTACTTGTGATTGTTCAGCTTTTTCAAGTTACCATACCTAAAGTTTCTCTCGCGGCTTACTCGCAATTCGTAAGGCCGCTTCAGCGTTTAAAACCGATGGGCAAATTTCAATCACTGAGCCTCGGACTTCTGACACCGCTGATCCCTTGCGGACAATTGTGGATGGTCATCGGGTTTTCCGCACTTGCAACCACCCCAACCGAAGGAGCTGCGCTTGCATTTGGTTTTTCGCTTTTTTCTGCGCCTGGAGTTTACGGATTTTCTTTTTTGAAAGAGCAGCTACTTAAAATAAGTGTCCGCCAGCCAAGGCTTATGAAGGTCTGCCTAAGATCGGCGATTGTTTTCGTACTAGCGCTATCGGCAGTAAAATATTCTTCGCTTCTCTCACAAACCAGTCAGGCTGAAGCTAAAAGCTCCAGCCCAACGAATCTCATCTGTCATTAA